One region of Streptomyces sp. NBC_00442 genomic DNA includes:
- a CDS encoding DUF3151 domain-containing protein: protein MSIHENLLGGPAPTLLPDDPEPRELLAGGTAPADVAAKYPTSSLAWAQLADDAFDAGRTVESYAYARTGYHRGLDSLRRAGWKGHGPVPFEHEPNRGFLRALHALARAAQAIGEDAEYERCTTFLRDSSPLAADTLG, encoded by the coding sequence ATGTCCATTCACGAGAACCTCCTCGGCGGCCCCGCCCCCACCCTCCTCCCCGACGACCCGGAGCCGCGCGAGCTGCTCGCCGGCGGAACCGCCCCCGCCGACGTCGCCGCGAAGTACCCCACGTCCTCCCTCGCCTGGGCGCAGCTCGCCGACGACGCGTTCGACGCCGGCCGCACCGTCGAGTCGTACGCCTACGCCCGTACCGGCTACCACCGCGGCCTCGACTCGCTGCGCCGCGCCGGCTGGAAGGGCCACGGCCCGGTGCCGTTCGAGCACGAGCCCAACCGCGGCTTCCTGCGCGCCCTGCACGCCCTCGCCCGCGCCGCGCAGGCGATCGGTGAGGACGCCGAGTACGAGCGCTGCACGACCTTCCTGCGGGACTCCTCGCCGCTCGCCGCCGACACCCTGGGCTGA